One window of Paenibacillus sp. FSL K6-3182 genomic DNA carries:
- a CDS encoding class I SAM-dependent methyltransferase, with protein sequence MGIEWYDRIARKNGGYRSNAVFTIEGISAEQLFEERLVEMLPAFDTVLDAGCGHGDFTLKMSRHAKSIVGFDNSIEMIKIANSMKDESQAHNISFIYATTKTDLPFTDGQFDFIYDRRGPTSILNHSRILRSGGTIFGIHSGALEMVKERLHSNGFINIQIEEFDQAVFYFPDTIEFAKFLTGIPGNPDYTDPSLSKDFDAKVAENQINGKLGVKEYKYIWKANKP encoded by the coding sequence ATGGGGATAGAATGGTACGATCGAATTGCACGAAAAAATGGCGGATATCGAAGCAATGCGGTATTTACGATCGAAGGCATTTCAGCTGAGCAATTATTTGAAGAAAGATTGGTTGAAATGCTGCCTGCATTTGATACGGTTCTTGATGCGGGTTGCGGACACGGAGATTTTACACTAAAAATGTCACGTCATGCTAAGTCGATTGTTGGATTTGATAATTCAATTGAAATGATTAAGATTGCCAACTCCATGAAAGATGAGAGCCAAGCTCATAATATATCATTTATTTACGCGACTACAAAAACCGATTTGCCATTCACCGACGGGCAATTTGATTTTATTTACGATAGGCGCGGACCAACGTCCATTTTGAATCATAGCAGAATACTACGCTCGGGAGGTACGATATTTGGTATACACTCAGGCGCGCTAGAAATGGTCAAAGAAAGATTACACAGTAATGGATTTATAAATATTCAAATTGAAGAGTTTGATCAAGCTGTTTTCTATTTTCCAGACACAATTGAATTTGCTAAGTTTCTCACAGGCATTCCCGGGAATCCTGACTATACCGATCCTTCATTAAGCAAGGATTTCGACGCCAAAGTTGCAGAGAATCAAATTAATGGAAAACTAGGCGTAAAAGAATACAAATATATTTGGAAAGCTAACAAACCTTAA
- a CDS encoding WHG domain-containing protein: MSPRRGLDLATIVEEAAAIADELGIEEVTLATLAKKLGVRSPSLYNHVDGLNALRIQLAIYGLQKLLAAINESLQNKEGDEAVHAIASAYISFARKHPGVYELTLRSPDADEAEYAAIGEQLVDLLVKTLSYYELGYEKAIHSVRGLRSLLHGFASIEQKNGFGMPQAIDESLKIVIQTYLNGLRVKS, from the coding sequence ATGTCACCTAGAAGAGGGCTTGATTTGGCGACTATTGTAGAGGAAGCAGCTGCCATAGCAGATGAGCTAGGCATCGAAGAGGTTACGCTGGCGACGCTTGCCAAGAAGCTTGGCGTGCGTTCTCCTTCATTATATAACCATGTGGATGGATTAAACGCTTTGCGCATCCAGCTGGCTATCTACGGTTTACAGAAGCTGCTTGCAGCGATAAATGAATCGTTACAAAATAAAGAAGGCGATGAAGCGGTTCATGCCATTGCTTCTGCCTACATTTCTTTTGCAAGAAAACATCCAGGCGTGTATGAGCTGACGCTGCGCTCGCCAGATGCGGATGAAGCAGAATATGCAGCAATTGGAGAGCAGCTTGTGGATTTGCTCGTTAAGACGCTAAGCTATTATGAACTTGGGTATGAGAAGGCCATTCACAGTGTACGGGGATTGCGCAGCTTGCTGCACGGATTCGCTTCGATTGAACAAAAGAATGGATTTGGCATGCCGCAGGCTATCGACGAAAGCTTAAAAATTGTCATCCAAACGTATTTGAACGGTCTCCGTGTTAAATCATGA
- a CDS encoding MBL fold metallo-hydrolase, which translates to MRMTREKTVVQLTYLPKVFPVNCYLVEEAEGLTLVDAALPNNVNAILRAAEQLGKPITRIVLTHAHADHIGSLDGLKERLPNAQVFISKRDARLLGGDHTLDPNESSLPIRGGLPKNVRTKPDVLLVDGDRVGSLLAVAAPGHTPGSMAFLDTRNDILIVGDAFQTRAGVAVSGQIKLLFPFPAMATWDKQTSLETARRLRDLKPSLLAAGHGNMVLQPKRLLDKAIATAERSLVK; encoded by the coding sequence ATGAGAATGACACGCGAGAAAACGGTTGTACAGCTGACCTATTTACCTAAGGTATTTCCAGTAAATTGTTACTTGGTGGAGGAGGCGGAAGGATTGACGTTAGTGGATGCCGCACTTCCAAACAACGTCAATGCCATTCTGAGGGCAGCGGAGCAGCTAGGCAAGCCGATTACCCGTATTGTTTTGACTCATGCTCATGCGGATCACATCGGTTCGCTCGACGGGCTAAAAGAAAGGCTTCCAAATGCACAGGTGTTTATATCCAAGAGAGATGCAAGACTGCTTGGCGGTGACCATACGTTAGATCCTAATGAGAGCAGCTTGCCGATTCGTGGCGGTTTGCCTAAAAACGTTCGAACAAAACCTGATGTTTTGCTCGTGGATGGTGATCGCGTGGGCTCTTTGCTTGCGGTAGCTGCACCGGGGCACACGCCTGGTTCGATGGCATTTCTAGATACGAGGAATGACATTCTCATCGTAGGGGATGCTTTTCAAACTAGAGCAGGCGTTGCAGTATCAGGACAGATAAAGCTGCTGTTTCCTTTTCCAGCAATGGCTACTTGGGATAAACAAACGAGCTTGGAGACGGCTCGAAGATTAAGAGATTTGAAACCATCGTTGCTCGCTGCTGGCCATGGCAACATGGTGCTGCAGCCAAAACGTTTATTGGATAAGGCGATTGCCACAGCGGAACGCTCTTTGGTTAAATAA
- the rbsK gene encoding ribokinase has translation MKKILVVGSINMDIVSQVEKFPLPGETISSAATSFFPGGKGANQAVAAARAGAECVMIGAVGEDPFAQTLITSLQDNGISTSQVLRKQGTSGFAIITVNGEGENHIVLSEGANGQLTDKDAAAGYGEWSDIYAVLLQNEIPWETTLSVMNSASSGGSKVFYNPAPARAIPEHVFPLIDTLIINETEAAVVTGLTVNDASSAQAAAEVVMGKGTKNVIITLGEKGCFYQNKQGDKATIPAFKVKPVDTTAAGDTFFGAFAAASADGCQAEQALIFAAAAAALAVTKEGAQASIPTKAEIEAFLQSEQKK, from the coding sequence ATGAAAAAAATACTCGTTGTTGGAAGCATAAATATGGATATCGTTAGTCAGGTCGAAAAATTCCCACTCCCGGGTGAAACAATCTCTAGTGCAGCCACCTCGTTTTTTCCGGGCGGCAAAGGGGCAAATCAAGCGGTTGCAGCGGCTCGCGCAGGTGCGGAATGTGTGATGATCGGCGCAGTTGGCGAGGATCCTTTTGCTCAGACATTGATCACATCATTACAAGATAATGGAATTTCCACTAGTCAAGTATTACGCAAGCAAGGAACATCAGGTTTCGCTATTATTACCGTGAACGGTGAAGGCGAGAATCATATTGTTTTATCTGAAGGTGCGAATGGTCAACTGACAGACAAGGATGCAGCCGCGGGTTATGGAGAGTGGTCGGATATTTATGCCGTGCTGCTTCAAAATGAAATACCGTGGGAGACGACGCTATCCGTCATGAATAGTGCTAGCAGCGGCGGCAGTAAAGTATTTTATAACCCTGCCCCGGCAAGGGCTATTCCTGAGCATGTTTTTCCGCTTATTGATACTCTTATTATAAATGAAACCGAGGCGGCTGTTGTTACGGGCTTAACGGTAAACGATGCTTCCTCAGCGCAAGCGGCAGCAGAAGTAGTCATGGGCAAAGGAACAAAAAACGTCATTATTACATTAGGGGAGAAAGGCTGTTTCTATCAAAATAAGCAAGGCGACAAAGCTACGATTCCTGCATTCAAAGTAAAACCTGTTGATACGACGGCAGCGGGCGATACTTTCTTCGGTGCATTCGCCGCTGCAAGCGCCGATGGCTGCCAGGCTGAGCAGGCTTTGATCTTTGCAGCAGCAGCAGCAGCACTAGCCGTTACGAAGGAAGGTGCCCAAGCATCGATCCCAACTAAAGCAGAAATTGAAGCTTTTCTTCAAAGCGAACAGAAAAAATAA